One window of Elaeis guineensis isolate ETL-2024a chromosome 11, EG11, whole genome shotgun sequence genomic DNA carries:
- the LOC105054331 gene encoding probable transcription factor MYB58 has product MIAMQGSGGGSQCTATSSNHISSGGKTNGRAEGGGGMVMRKGPWMAEEDEILIEYVRKHGPRDWSSIRSKGLLPRTGKSCRLRWVNKLKPDLKTGCKFSPEEERIVIDLQAQFGNKWARIATYLPGRTDNDVKNFWSTRQKRLARILRTPLPSRSSKNHGKVPISSHEVAHLEGPSLDLILLEGDSSNGQCSQAASKMAQMPDIMNPVPLNLDTALPLLEPAMEKEPRLSNNPLPPLLLSFDRLPHPLIDLPLLQEDASELLPSYRDVSFPDEFACLEPCPCMPPPQGLPFFGLDAEQNGITKVDKYPRTPDFFEDLPSDMFDYLEQPPPPPPPPSSTSW; this is encoded by the exons ATGATAGCAATGCAAGGATCCGGTGGAGGAAGCCAGTGTACTGCTACTAGTAGCAATCACATTAGTAGCGGTGGTAAGACCAACGGCAGAGCGGAAGGTGGAGGAGGAATGGTGATGAGGAAAGGCCCATGGATGGCCGAGGAGGACGAGATTCTAATAGAATACGTTCGAAAGCACGGCCCCCGTGACTGGAGCTCCATTCGATCCAAAGGCCTCCTCCCTCGCACCGGCAAGTCCTGCCGCCTCCGCTGGGTGAACAAACTCAAGCCCGACTTGAAAAC TGGGTGCAAGTTCTCCCCGGAGGAAGAGAGAATTGTGATTGATTTGCAGGCGCAGTTTGGGAACAAGTGGGCGAGGATAGCAACGTATCTGCCAGGGAGGACGGACAATGATGTGAAGAATTTTTGGAGCACCAGGCAGAAGAGGCTGGCGAGGATTTTGAGGACACCCCTGCCGTCGAGATCGAGTAAGAACCATGGAAAGGTGCCCATCTCTTCTCATGAAGTGGCCCATTTGGAG GGCCCCTCTCTGGATCTGATTTTACTTGAGGGAGATTCTTCCAATGGCCAATGCAGCCAGGCTGCCTCAAAGATGGCTCAAATGCCAGATATCATGAACCCAGTGCCGCTCAACCTTGACACAGCCCTCCCCCTGCTTGAACCAGCCATGGAGAAGGAGCCTCGCCTGTCGAACAACCCACTGCCACCACTACTACTGTCCTTCGACCGCCTCCCGCACCCACTAATCGACCTCCCACTCCTGCAAGAGGATGCCTCTGAACTCTTGCCCAGCTACAGGGATGTGAGCTTCCCAGATGAATTTGCTTGCTTGGAACCTTGTCCATGCATGCCACCACCTCAGGGGCTACCATTCTTTGGCTTGGATGCTGAGCAAAATGGCATCACAAAGGTGGACAAGTATCCAAGGACACCTGACTTCTTTGAAGACTTACCATCCGACATGTTCGACTACCTAGAgcagccgccgccgccgccgccaccgccTTCATCTACATCATGGTAG
- the LOC105053965 gene encoding uncharacterized protein, which yields MSKLSSLPKNCVKIEVGYPKQISTELRASLHFPPTVTKAAGPLFLKTAASSLLLSLLPSFPPLFLHHQVLSTSLLSFTSSLASLHPKKIEREIKTKNKEQKKSLKSSTSMAEPNPTLHPSELPTPTFGTAKPHDQHASAKFLSNFLYKTIFFAIFLTLLPLFPSQAPESMNQSIFAGSWELLHLLIVGIAISYGLFSHRNTEPELEKEAASKAYSPQSYLSQILHVSSVFDDCEVGSPHRPLDESKIQTWSSQYYGNYPVVVVKKDGTNVSKATNKPLHLPIRSLKSCAQDSGFLDSCDEFTDGHSGSANGIEEPRVFDALNSKNETKGNASAVLPSPIRWRSRSARMEVKDELALGTGRSPPPPSCSPPSKIPSFRSPMTHTPSSTPPKRLSSSCTLSPAMRPSSSEDMGRKKSFCKSTPPPPPPPPPPFLGHYSYSPISEKNAVMKSFKDELKDLSRRGREGFQSANVSGFDSLMSAPKPRNHAESSSVRRSVRTVRLQEVHGAMADQGTKTSAEPSFGYEAHQLSPAPRYQSEIKNELTEKVIISLEDSDSDDDAGESSDEEVSNSVAEAGPDDSEVDKKADEFIAKFREQIRLQRIEAIKKSSGQRNLRNPK from the exons ATGTCAAAACTGTCATCCCTCCCCAAAAATTGTGTTAAGAT TGAGGTAGGGTACCCAAAGCAAATTTCAACAGAGCTGAGGGCATCTTTGCATTTTCCACCAACGGTAACAAAAGCGGCAGGCCCCCTCTTTTTAAAAACGGCAGCCTCATCGCTTCTCCTCAGCCTATTGCCTTCTTTCCCTCCACTCTTCCTTCATCACCAAGTCTTATCCACCTCCCTCCTCTCCTTCACCTCTTCTCTGGCTTCTCTTCATCCCAAAAAAATAGAGAGGGAGATCAAAACAAAGAACAAAGAGCAAAAGAAGAGCCTCAAATCCTCCACTTCAATGGCAGAGCCAAATCCTACCCTCCATCCATCAGAACTGCCAACTCCAACGTTTGGAACGGCAAAGCCACATGACCAGCATGCCTCAGCTAAATTCCTCTCCAATTTCCTCTACAAAACCATCTTCTTCGCCATCTTCCTCACCCTCCTTCCTCTTTTTCCCTCCCAAGCGCCAGAGTCCATGAACCAATCCATCTTCGCCGGAAGCTGGGAACTCCTCCACCTTCTCATTGTTGGGATAGCCATATCCTATGGTCTGTTCAGCCACCGCAACACTGAACCTGAGCTTGAAAAGGAGGCTGCATCGAAGGCCTACAGCCCCCAATCTTacctctcccaaatccttcatgtctCTTCAGTCTTCGATGACTGCGAGGTTGGTAGCCCACATAGGCCCCTTGATGAGAGCAAAATCCAGACTTGGAGCTCACAGTACTACGGAAATTATCCTGTGGTTGTGGTCAAAAAAGATGGCACCAATGTCAGCAAAGCAACCAATAAGCCTCTGCATTTGCCCATACGAAGCTTGAAATCATGCGCCCAAGACTCTGGGTTTCTTGATTCTTGCGATGAATTCACCGATGGGCACTCTGGTTCGGCTAATGGAATTGAAGAGCCTAGAGTTTTTGATGCTCTGAATTCTAAGAATGAAACAAAGGGGAATGCTAGTGCTGTCCTTCCATCTCCTATTCGATGGAGATCGAGATCAGCAAGAATGGAGGTGAAGGATGAATTGGCGTTGGGTACAGGTAGGTCCCCTCCACCACCTTCTTGCTCTCCACCTTCCAAGATTCCATCATTCCGCTCTCCGATGACTCACACCCCCTCCTCCACTCCACCGAAAAGGctttcttcttcttgcacacTTTCCCCGGCAATGAGGCCCAGCAGCAGTGAGGATATGGGAAGGAAGAAGAGCTTCTGCAAGTCTACTCCACCCCCGCCACCGCCACCCCCACCTCCATTTCTTGGTCATTACAGCTATTCACCCATCTCAGAAAAAAATGCTGTCATGAAAAGTTTTAAAGATGAATTGAAGGATCTAAGCAGAAGGGGAAGGGAAGGCTTTCAGAGTGCCAATGTTTCTGGCTTTGATTCTTTGATGTCGGCACCAAAACCGAGGAACCATGCTGAAAGCTCTTCAGTTAGAAGGTCAGTTAGGACAGTTAGACTACAGGAAGTTCATGGTGCAATGGCAGATCAAGGAACAAAGACTAGTGCGGAGCCATCATTTGGCTATGAAGCACACCAGCTTTCGCCAGCCCCAAGATATCAATCTGAAATCAAGAATGAATTGACGGAGAAGGTGATCATTTCCTTGGAAGATTCAGATAGTGATGATGATGCTGGTGAGTCCTCTGATGAAGAAGTTTCGAACTCTGTGGCAGAAGCAGGACCAGATGACAGTGAAGTTGACAAGAAGGCCGATGAGTTCATAGCCAAGTTCAGGGAACAAATCAGGCTTCAGAGAATTGAAGCAATCAAGAAATCCAGTGGGCAGCGAAACCTTAGAAACCCAAAGTAG